The sequence below is a genomic window from Rhodococcus sp. 4CII.
CCGGTGAGAACGGCCGGGCCGACCGGGTCCGTTTCGTGCTCGACGCGGGCATGGTCAAGGACACCTACGTACTCCGGTACGACTGGGCGCCCGACGGCAAGTCCGTCAGCTGGGAACTCGAGTCCGGTGAGATCCAGAAGTCGCAGTTCGGTTCGTACGTGCTCGAGGACGACGCGGACGGCGGCACCACCGTGACGTACGAGCTCACCGTGGATCTGACCATTCCGATGATCGGCCTGTTCAAGCGCAAGGCGGAGAAGGCGATCACCGATACCGCGCTGAAGGAACTCAAGAAGCGGGTGGAAGGCTGAGCAGCGAGGGTGGTGCCGGACCTGCGCGGGTCCAGTTCTTCGTAGGGAAGGGGGGCGTCGGAAAGACGACGCTCGCGGCTGCGACGGCACAGGCGGCAGCGGAGGCGGGACACCGGACTCTCCTCGTCTCGCTCGACCAGGCGCATTCACTCGCCGACGTGCTCGGGATCGGCTCCGCCCGGGACGTGGTGTCGGTCACCGGCGACCTCGATGTGCTCGAGCTCGACACCCTCGCCTTGCTCGAGGACAGATTCCGGAGCCTGACAGCGGTTCTCGCGGCCGCGGGCACGCACGACCACGGCGCCCAGCTGTCCGCACTCGAACCGGAGGAACTGACCGGGTTGCCCGGGGTGCAGGACGTACTGGGGCTGTGTGAGGTCGTCCGGTTCGCCGCCGACGGTCGGTACGACGCGGTGGTGGTCGACTGCCCGCCCACCGCGGACTGTCTGCGCACGCTCGCTGCGCCGGCGATGGCGCTCGACTACGTCGAACGGGTGTGGCCCCAGCATCGCCGGATCGCGGCGCTCCTGGGTTCCGATCCCCGCCTCGTCATGCTGGTGACGCTCATCGAACAGGTGGTGTCCGCTGTCGGCGAGGTGCGGGACATGCTCGCGGATCGCGCGAAAACCACTGTGCGACTGGTGACGACGCCGGAGCGGGTGGTGCTGACGGAGACGCGGCGGACCGTGGCGGCGGCCGCGCTGTCGGGCCTGCGCATCGATGCGATCCTCGTGAACAACCTACTGCCACAATTCGATTCGCCGACAGGACACGACGACCCCGGTGTGGCATGGTTGATCCGGCGGCGAGCCCTGCAGCAGCGGGTACTCGCCGAGCTGACCGCCTCCGCGGGCTCCACGGTGATCCTCACGGTGACTCGGTCGGTGACGGAGCCGGTAGGGTGGGCCGATCTCGGCGGTATCGCCCGGGAGTTGTATGCCGACGACACGGACGCGGTGGCGGTGTTGGGGAAGAACCCACCTGCGGTGCGGGTGGGGCTGGAATCGGGGGCCGGTGTGAATTCTGTGTACACGATGCGGATGTATCTTCCGCTCGTGAACCCGTCGACTCTCACGTTGGGCCGGGTGGACGACGACCTGGTGGTGGGCGCCGAAGGGGTGCGCCGCCGTGTGCGCCTCGCCTCGGTCCTGCGCCGATGCGTCGTCGCGGGCGCGGAACTCGACGGCAGCGATCTCGTCGTGCGCTTCACACCCGACCCACAGGTGTGGCCGGTATGAACGACGACCACGCGCAGCTGATCGCGGAGCTGCGGGCGCTGGCCGACACCGCCCTCGACCGCCTCGAGCCGATACTCCAGCGCGCCGCGGCAC
It includes:
- a CDS encoding SRPBCC family protein encodes the protein MPERTKRSISIEAPPARVMDVIADFDAYPTWVAAAKSVEIMEPGENGRADRVRFVLDAGMVKDTYVLRYDWAPDGKSVSWELESGEIQKSQFGSYVLEDDADGGTTVTYELTVDLTIPMIGLFKRKAEKAITDTALKELKKRVEG
- a CDS encoding ArsA family ATPase, yielding MSSEGGAGPARVQFFVGKGGVGKTTLAAATAQAAAEAGHRTLLVSLDQAHSLADVLGIGSARDVVSVTGDLDVLELDTLALLEDRFRSLTAVLAAAGTHDHGAQLSALEPEELTGLPGVQDVLGLCEVVRFAADGRYDAVVVDCPPTADCLRTLAAPAMALDYVERVWPQHRRIAALLGSDPRLVMLVTLIEQVVSAVGEVRDMLADRAKTTVRLVTTPERVVLTETRRTVAAAALSGLRIDAILVNNLLPQFDSPTGHDDPGVAWLIRRRALQQRVLAELTASAGSTVILTVTRSVTEPVGWADLGGIARELYADDTDAVAVLGKNPPAVRVGLESGAGVNSVYTMRMYLPLVNPSTLTLGRVDDDLVVGAEGVRRRVRLASVLRRCVVAGAELDGSDLVVRFTPDPQVWPV